Proteins from a single region of Flavobacterium sp. K5-23:
- a CDS encoding DUF2147 domain-containing protein has protein sequence MKNIITIAVLLLSTIFYSQNHTVIGKWKTIDDETGKAKSIIEIYEKSGKIYGRVVEILDEEHRKDLCTNCENEDRNKPIIGMTIIKGLSKNGKEYDSGKILDPKNGKIYKCMMSLEGNDKLKVRGYIGFALIGRTQYWYRVKG, from the coding sequence ATGAAGAATATCATAACTATTGCCGTTTTGCTTTTAAGTACAATTTTCTATTCACAAAATCATACTGTTATAGGTAAATGGAAAACCATTGATGATGAAACCGGAAAAGCGAAGTCTATTATAGAAATTTATGAGAAATCAGGAAAAATCTATGGTAGAGTAGTGGAAATATTAGATGAAGAACATAGAAAAGATTTGTGTACTAATTGTGAAAACGAAGATAGAAATAAACCCATCATTGGTATGACCATAATTAAAGGTCTTTCTAAAAATGGTAAGGAGTATGATTCTGGGAAAATTTTAGATCCTAAAAACGGAAAAATATACAAATGTATGATGTCATTAGAAGGGAATGATAAGCTGAAGGTTCGTGGCTATATAGGATTTGCGTTGATAGGTAGAACGCAGTATTGGTATAGAGTAAAAGGCTAA